One Polaribacter sp. SA4-12 genomic window carries:
- a CDS encoding TerB family tellurite resistance protein: MGSFTKWLGAGLGFTLGGPIGAAIGFAVGSFVDGFSEKDLTEEQREYQERVGRNRGGRGSVDTQSGDFEMSLLVLASIVIKSDGKVDQRELDFVRAQFVGMYGKERANNAFKLFSGIIKKEVSARQVCIQIRQNMSHASRLQLMHFLFGIAKADEFVVEAEVEEIRKIAGYLYINQRDFESIKAMFYDASENAYKILEIEKTTTNAEVKSGYRKMVKKYHPDKLQGLGEEHLKGANEKFQSIQAAYEKIKNERGM, from the coding sequence ATGGGAAGTTTTACGAAATGGTTAGGAGCAGGATTAGGATTTACTTTAGGAGGTCCTATTGGTGCAGCCATTGGTTTTGCAGTAGGTAGTTTTGTAGATGGTTTTTCAGAAAAAGATTTAACTGAAGAACAAAGAGAATATCAAGAAAGAGTTGGTCGCAATAGAGGAGGCAGAGGTTCTGTAGATACACAATCTGGAGATTTTGAAATGAGTTTACTTGTTTTGGCATCCATAGTTATAAAATCTGATGGAAAAGTAGATCAACGTGAGTTAGACTTTGTAAGGGCTCAATTTGTTGGTATGTATGGTAAAGAAAGAGCCAATAATGCATTTAAACTTTTTAGCGGAATTATAAAAAAAGAAGTTTCTGCACGTCAAGTATGTATTCAGATTAGACAAAATATGTCGCACGCTTCACGTTTGCAATTAATGCATTTTTTGTTTGGTATAGCTAAAGCTGATGAATTTGTAGTAGAAGCCGAAGTAGAAGAAATTAGAAAAATAGCAGGTTATTTATATATCAACCAAAGAGATTTTGAATCGATTAAAGCAATGTTTTATGATGCTTCAGAAAATGCTTATAAAATTCTAGAAATAGAAAAAACTACTACTAATGCAGAAGTAAAAAGTGGTTACAGAAAGATGGTGAAAAAATACCATCCAGACAAATTACAAGGTTTAGGAGAAGAGCATTTAAAAGGTGCAAATGAGAAGTTTCAAAGCATACAAGCTGCTTATGAAAAGATAAAAAATGAGAGAGGAATGTAA
- a CDS encoding sensor histidine kinase codes for MILLVLLASILILVVTVYQYDEQTKDYNIQRFERKEATTKQTIELELKNKTTYSVNTQNLPKIFQERIFEISSINKMNISMYDLQGDLLKSSIASAFEKIDNKPIPENILNELAQNSNHKIFKTREEKGIGYQSSFSFIHDPKFKRIGILELQFTQDNSEIEKELKEFMQRLGLVYILMFLIAIALAYFLSSYITRSIKTISDKMEQTRLNKRNEKIILNKASSEIGILVEAYNNMIDELGESAAKLARSEREQAWREMAKQVAHEIKNPLTPMRLTVQSFERRFDPLDEKAKEKLKEFSQTLIQQIDVMSSIASAFSDFAKMPTQKKEQIEIISVVKFALDIFNESYIKYYPEETELHANLDKTQLIRIVTNLVKNAIQATDKEENPLIEVKVLTEDNNLKIIVSDNGKGIAEDVKDLIFEPKFTTKTSGMGLGLAMIKNIIEAYDGSISFTSKEGVGTIFTVTLPKK; via the coding sequence ATGATTCTGTTGGTGTTATTAGCATCAATATTAATTTTGGTAGTAACTGTTTATCAATATGATGAACAAACAAAAGATTATAATATTCAACGTTTTGAGCGTAAAGAAGCAACTACAAAACAAACCATTGAGTTAGAATTAAAAAACAAGACTACATATTCTGTAAATACTCAAAATTTACCAAAAATATTTCAAGAGCGAATTTTTGAAATATCATCTATTAATAAGATGAATATTTCTATGTATGATTTACAAGGTGATTTACTAAAATCTTCAATTGCAAGTGCATTTGAAAAGATTGATAATAAACCAATTCCAGAAAATATTCTTAATGAATTGGCTCAAAATTCTAATCATAAAATATTTAAAACAAGAGAAGAAAAAGGAATTGGCTATCAATCATCATTTTCTTTTATTCATGATCCAAAGTTTAAAAGAATTGGAATTTTAGAATTACAATTTACTCAAGACAACTCTGAAATTGAAAAAGAATTGAAAGAATTTATGCAGAGGTTGGGGTTGGTATATATTTTAATGTTCTTAATCGCAATTGCTCTTGCGTATTTTTTATCTAGTTATATAACGAGATCAATAAAAACCATTTCTGATAAAATGGAGCAAACCCGTTTAAATAAAAGAAATGAAAAAATTATATTAAATAAAGCAAGTTCAGAGATTGGTATTTTAGTGGAAGCGTATAATAACATGATTGATGAACTGGGAGAAAGTGCTGCTAAATTAGCTAGAAGCGAACGAGAACAAGCGTGGAGAGAAATGGCAAAACAAGTGGCTCATGAAATTAAAAACCCACTAACTCCAATGAGACTAACTGTTCAGAGTTTTGAGCGTAGGTTTGATCCTTTAGATGAAAAAGCAAAAGAGAAATTAAAAGAATTTAGTCAAACATTAATTCAGCAAATAGATGTAATGAGCTCTATAGCCTCTGCTTTTTCTGATTTTGCTAAAATGCCAACTCAAAAAAAGGAGCAAATAGAAATTATTAGTGTTGTAAAGTTTGCATTAGATATTTTTAATGAATCATACATAAAGTATTACCCTGAAGAAACTGAATTACATGCTAATTTAGATAAAACACAGTTGATTAGAATTGTAACTAATTTAGTTAAAAATGCGATTCAAGCAACAGATAAAGAAGAGAATCCTTTAATTGAAGTTAAAGTTTTAACAGAAGATAATAATTTAAAAATTATAGTTTCTGATAATGGAAAAGGAATTGCTGAAGATGTGAAAGATTTAATTTTTGAACCAAAGTTCACCACCAAAACTAGTGGAATGGGATTAGGTTTAGCAATGATAAAAAATATAATTGAAGCTTATGATGGTTCTATTTCTTTTACTTCTAAAGAAGGAGTAGGAACTATTTTTACAGTGACTTTACCAAAGAAATAA
- a CDS encoding lipoprotein signal peptidase, producing MSKKNLAIATILIAIILDQVIKIYVKTHFILNEEVEVFNWFKIHFVENNGMAMGFEFGGRAGKLFLTLFRLVAVTGIIYWLAQNIKRKVHNAVIIAIAFIFSGAVGNIIDSVIYGVIFDSSNHKVATLFSDKPYGELFHGKVVDMLYFPFWEGVLPEWIPFMGGEEFTFFQYIFNPADAFISIGVALLFIFSKQAFPKEEEVVKA from the coding sequence ATGTCAAAAAAGAACCTTGCAATTGCTACTATTCTAATTGCAATTATTTTAGATCAAGTAATTAAAATTTACGTAAAAACACACTTTATTCTAAATGAAGAAGTAGAGGTTTTTAATTGGTTTAAAATTCATTTTGTAGAAAATAATGGAATGGCAATGGGTTTTGAGTTTGGTGGTAGAGCAGGTAAACTTTTTCTAACGCTTTTTAGATTGGTTGCTGTAACTGGTATTATCTATTGGTTAGCACAAAACATTAAAAGAAAAGTACACAATGCAGTAATTATTGCTATTGCATTCATTTTTTCTGGTGCAGTTGGTAATATCATAGATTCTGTTATTTATGGAGTTATTTTTGATAGTTCAAATCATAAAGTTGCAACACTTTTTTCAGACAAACCTTATGGTGAGTTGTTTCATGGTAAAGTAGTAGATATGTTATATTTCCCTTTTTGGGAAGGCGTTTTACCAGAATGGATTCCTTTTATGGGAGGTGAAGAGTTTACTTTTTTTCAATATATTTTTAATCCTGCAGATGCTTTTATAAGTATTGGTGTTGCTTTATTATTTATTTTTAGCAAACAAGCTTTTCCAAAGGAAGAAGAAGTAGTTAAAGCTTAG
- a CDS encoding TraR/DksA family transcriptional regulator, whose translation MSDVKAKYNQEDLQEFKAVINKKIARAEEDLALLKAAYKNDANNGTDDTSHSFKSFDEGSEVMNKEANVQLAIRQEKFLRDLNNALLRIENGTYGVCRVTRKLIQKERLMLVPHATLSIEAKRKQ comes from the coding sequence ATGTCAGACGTAAAAGCAAAATACAACCAAGAGGACTTACAAGAGTTTAAAGCTGTTATTAACAAAAAAATCGCAAGAGCAGAAGAAGATTTAGCTTTGTTAAAAGCTGCATATAAAAATGATGCTAATAATGGTACTGATGATACTTCTCATTCTTTTAAATCTTTTGATGAAGGTTCTGAAGTGATGAATAAAGAAGCAAATGTACAATTAGCTATAAGACAAGAAAAGTTTCTTAGAGACCTTAACAATGCTTTATTAAGAATAGAGAATGGTACTTATGGAGTGTGTAGAGTTACTCGTAAACTAATACAAAAAGAACGTTTAATGTTAGTTCCTCATGCAACTTTAAGTATAGAGGCAAAACGTAAACAATAA
- the ileS gene encoding isoleucine--tRNA ligase has protein sequence MKAKFPEYKGLDLPKVAEEILDYWQENNIFEKSVTSRENAKPFVFFEGPPSANGLPGVHHVLARAIKDIFPRYKTMKGFQVKRKAGWDTHGLPIELGVEKELGITKEDIGKKISVEDYNAACRKAVMRYTGIWNDLTQKMGYWVDMEDPYITYEPKYMESVWWLLKEIYNKQLIYKGYTIQPYSPKAGTGLSSHELNQPGAYQDVTDTTVVAQFKAIENTLPNFLQNEGTIYFIAWTTTPWTLPSNTALTVGPKIEYVLVDTFNQYTFEPTKVILAKKLVGKQFGGKNNFEVETSEGLSAYNSGDKKIPYFVIKEFVGKDLVDIKYEQILDYCLPNDNPQDAFRVIAGDFVTTEDGTGIVHTAPTFGADDALVAKQATPVIPPMLVKDENDNLVPLVDLQGRFRPEMGEFAGKYVKNEYYNDGEAPERSIDVELAIKLKTENKAFKVEKYKHSYPNCWRTDKPILYYPLDSWFIKVTDVKDRMYELNKTINWKPESTGTGRFGNWLANANDWNLSRSRYWGIPLPIWRTEDGKEEICVGSVKELKQEMAKAVEAGVLAKDIFADFEVDNNSEENYAKLDLHKNIVDEITLVSASGQPMKRESDLIDVWFDSGSMPYAQWHYPFENKQKIDENESFPADFIAEGVDQTRGWFYTLHAISTMVFDSVAYKNVVSNGLVLDKNGHKMSKRLGNATDPFTTLSTYGADATRWYMIANANPWDNLKFDLEGIEEVKRKFFGTLYNTYSFFTLYTNTDGFSYEEADIPLKDRPEIDRWVLSELHTLINKVDKFYAEYEPTRAARAISDFTQDYLSNWYVRLSRRRFWKGDYQTDKISAYQTLYTCMNTIAKLASPIAPFFMDRLYQDLNSVTGKETSESIHLSDFPVYDASFVDKSLERKMENAQIISSLVLSLRAKEKIKVRQPLQKIMIPVDSEQQKEEILAVANLIKNEVNIKEIQILDDASDILIKQIKPNFKTLGPKFGKDMRFIAAEVQKFDQEDINKIEKDKNILLDINGKNITLDISDVEISSKDIEGWLVANEGSLTVALDVTITEELRKEGVARELVNRIQNARKDKGLELADRIKLTVLNFENLQKSITDNKDYIMSETLTQELVFVDELKDGTEIEFDTIKSKILIEKM, from the coding sequence ATGAAAGCGAAATTTCCTGAATATAAAGGACTTGACTTACCTAAAGTAGCAGAAGAAATTCTTGATTATTGGCAAGAAAACAACATTTTTGAAAAAAGTGTAACTTCAAGAGAAAATGCAAAACCATTTGTGTTTTTTGAAGGACCTCCTTCTGCAAACGGTTTACCAGGTGTACACCATGTTTTAGCAAGAGCAATTAAAGATATTTTTCCACGATATAAAACTATGAAAGGTTTCCAAGTAAAGCGTAAAGCTGGTTGGGATACACATGGTTTACCTATAGAATTAGGTGTAGAAAAAGAATTAGGAATTACCAAAGAAGATATTGGTAAGAAAATTTCTGTAGAAGATTATAACGCAGCTTGTAGAAAAGCAGTGATGCGTTACACAGGTATTTGGAACGATTTAACTCAGAAAATGGGTTATTGGGTAGATATGGAAGATCCATATATTACGTATGAACCAAAATACATGGAGTCTGTTTGGTGGTTATTAAAAGAGATTTACAACAAACAATTAATTTACAAAGGCTATACAATTCAGCCATATTCTCCAAAAGCTGGTACAGGTTTAAGTTCTCACGAATTAAATCAACCAGGTGCGTATCAAGATGTTACAGATACAACTGTAGTTGCACAATTTAAGGCGATAGAAAATACGCTTCCAAACTTTTTACAAAACGAAGGAACTATTTATTTTATAGCTTGGACAACAACTCCTTGGACATTGCCAAGTAATACTGCATTAACTGTTGGACCAAAAATTGAATATGTTTTAGTTGATACTTTTAATCAATATACATTCGAACCTACAAAAGTAATTTTAGCTAAGAAATTAGTAGGAAAACAATTTGGAGGAAAAAATAACTTTGAAGTTGAAACTTCAGAAGGTTTATCTGCTTATAATTCAGGTGATAAAAAAATACCTTATTTCGTAATTAAAGAATTTGTTGGTAAAGATTTAGTTGATATTAAATACGAACAAATTTTAGATTACTGTCTTCCAAATGATAATCCACAAGATGCTTTTAGAGTAATTGCTGGAGATTTTGTGACTACAGAAGATGGAACAGGTATTGTGCACACAGCACCAACTTTTGGAGCAGATGATGCTTTAGTTGCAAAACAAGCAACACCTGTAATTCCACCAATGTTGGTGAAAGATGAAAACGATAATTTAGTTCCTTTAGTAGATTTACAAGGTAGATTTAGACCAGAAATGGGCGAATTTGCAGGTAAATATGTTAAGAACGAATATTATAATGATGGTGAAGCGCCAGAAAGATCTATAGATGTTGAGTTAGCTATTAAATTAAAAACAGAGAACAAAGCCTTTAAGGTTGAAAAATATAAGCACAGTTATCCTAATTGTTGGCGAACAGATAAACCAATTTTATATTACCCATTAGACTCTTGGTTTATTAAAGTTACTGATGTAAAAGATAGAATGTATGAGTTAAACAAAACCATTAACTGGAAACCTGAATCTACAGGAACTGGGCGTTTTGGAAACTGGTTAGCAAATGCAAATGATTGGAATTTATCTCGTTCTCGTTATTGGGGAATTCCATTACCAATCTGGAGAACAGAAGATGGTAAAGAAGAAATTTGTGTTGGTTCTGTTAAAGAATTAAAGCAAGAAATGGCAAAAGCTGTTGAAGCTGGTGTTTTAGCTAAAGATATTTTTGCAGATTTCGAAGTTGATAATAACTCAGAAGAAAACTATGCAAAATTAGATTTGCATAAAAATATTGTTGATGAAATTACTTTAGTTTCAGCATCTGGACAACCAATGAAACGTGAAAGCGATTTAATTGATGTTTGGTTCGATTCTGGTTCTATGCCTTATGCACAATGGCATTATCCGTTCGAAAATAAACAGAAAATCGATGAAAACGAATCTTTTCCAGCAGATTTTATTGCAGAAGGAGTAGACCAAACACGTGGTTGGTTTTATACTTTACATGCAATTTCTACAATGGTTTTTGATTCTGTAGCATATAAAAATGTGGTTTCTAACGGTTTAGTTTTAGATAAAAACGGACATAAAATGTCTAAACGTTTAGGAAACGCAACAGATCCGTTTACAACATTATCAACTTATGGAGCAGATGCAACACGTTGGTACATGATTGCAAATGCAAATCCTTGGGACAATTTAAAATTCGATTTAGAAGGAATTGAAGAAGTAAAACGTAAGTTTTTCGGAACTTTATATAACACATATTCGTTCTTTACTTTATATACAAATACAGATGGTTTTTCTTATGAGGAAGCAGATATTCCTTTAAAAGACAGACCAGAAATAGATAGATGGGTTTTATCAGAATTACACACTTTAATTAATAAAGTTGATAAATTCTATGCAGAATATGAACCAACAAGAGCTGCAAGAGCAATATCAGATTTTACACAAGATTATTTGAGTAACTGGTATGTACGTTTAAGTAGAAGACGTTTTTGGAAAGGAGATTATCAAACAGATAAAATTTCTGCATATCAAACTTTGTACACTTGTATGAATACGATTGCAAAATTAGCGTCGCCAATTGCGCCGTTTTTTATGGATAGATTGTATCAAGATTTAAATTCTGTAACCGGTAAAGAAACATCAGAAAGTATTCATTTATCAGATTTTCCAGTATACGATGCAAGTTTTGTTGATAAAAGCTTAGAGCGTAAAATGGAAAATGCGCAAATTATATCTTCTTTAGTTTTATCATTAAGAGCAAAAGAAAAGATTAAAGTGCGCCAACCGTTACAAAAAATTATGATTCCTGTTGATAGTGAGCAACAGAAGGAAGAAATTTTAGCAGTTGCAAACTTAATTAAGAACGAAGTAAATATTAAGGAAATTCAAATTTTAGATGATGCATCAGATATTTTAATCAAACAGATAAAACCTAATTTTAAAACATTAGGACCCAAGTTTGGAAAAGATATGCGTTTTATCGCTGCTGAGGTTCAAAAATTTGACCAAGAAGATATTAACAAAATAGAAAAAGATAAAAACATTCTGCTTGACATTAATGGGAAAAATATTACTTTAGATATCTCAGATGTAGAAATATCATCGAAAGATATTGAAGGTTGGTTGGTTGCAAATGAAGGTTCGTTAACAGTTGCTTTAGATGTTACCATAACTGAAGAATTACGTAAAGAAGGAGTTGCCAGAGAATTGGTAAACAGAATTCAGAATGCACGTAAAGACAAAGGTTTAGAGTTAGCAGATAGAATAAAATTAACGGTTTTAAATTTCGAAAACCTACAAAAATCTATCACAGATAATAAAGACTATATCATGAGTGAAACATTAACCCAAGAATTGGTTTTTGTTGATGAGTTGAAAGATGGTACAGAAATTGAGTTTGATACCATAAAAAGTAAAATATTAATCGAAAAAATGTAA
- a CDS encoding DUF4230 domain-containing protein, whose product MRFLKYLIVFLIGFFIAKYWYVKKEKDHKKEEIQVVVNSIKNLSKLVVSKGTFSEVYNYTDSKKYFYDYVSFDKKAIITVNADVEVGYDLSKLEIQIDSVGKKIIINKIPTQEVIISPDVKYFDLQQSQFNVFSKEELNKINQKSIEKIKQTIEVTDLKEKAKTRLFEELSKIYQLSSIYNWQVVDNTSSGFINSFQDFKK is encoded by the coding sequence ATGCGCTTTCTAAAATACCTTATTGTTTTCTTAATTGGTTTTTTTATTGCCAAATATTGGTATGTTAAAAAAGAGAAAGATCATAAAAAGGAAGAAATACAAGTAGTTGTAAATTCCATTAAAAACTTAAGTAAACTGGTTGTTTCTAAAGGTACTTTCTCTGAAGTTTACAATTACACAGATTCTAAAAAATATTTTTACGATTATGTATCGTTTGATAAAAAAGCAATAATTACAGTTAATGCCGATGTTGAGGTTGGTTATGATTTATCAAAACTAGAAATTCAGATAGATTCTGTGGGTAAGAAAATCATTATCAATAAAATACCAACTCAAGAAGTTATTATTTCTCCTGATGTTAAATATTTCGATTTACAACAAAGTCAGTTTAATGTTTTTTCTAAAGAAGAATTGAATAAAATTAACCAAAAAAGTATTGAGAAGATTAAACAAACAATTGAAGTAACGGATTTAAAAGAGAAAGCAAAAACAAGATTGTTTGAAGAATTATCTAAAATTTATCAACTTTCATCTATTTATAATTGGCAAGTTGTAGACAATACAAGTTCGGGTTTTATAAACAGTTTTCAGGATTTTAAAAAGTAG
- a CDS encoding HD domain-containing protein, whose translation MHQEKIISNTITFVKEELKNAEGGHDWFHIERVYKNTLLISKEENVNVFVVSLAALLHDIADPKFYNGDETIGPKVAQKFLEEQTVDEKIINHVINIIKHISFKNSFDKTGEKFTSKEMKVVQDADRLDAIGAIGIARCFNYGGLKNRALYNPEVAPNLNMSKEEYKNSNAPTINHFYEKLLLLKDKMNTVAGKKIATSRHIYMEDFLKQFDDEWNGIK comes from the coding sequence ATGCATCAAGAAAAAATTATTTCTAATACCATCACTTTTGTAAAAGAAGAACTTAAAAATGCAGAAGGTGGACATGATTGGTTTCATATAGAACGTGTTTATAAAAATACCTTGTTAATTTCTAAAGAAGAAAATGTAAATGTTTTTGTAGTTTCTTTAGCTGCTTTATTACATGATATTGCTGACCCTAAGTTTTATAATGGTGATGAAACTATTGGACCTAAAGTTGCTCAGAAATTTTTAGAAGAACAAACAGTTGATGAGAAAATTATCAATCATGTAATTAACATTATAAAACATATTTCTTTTAAAAATTCTTTTGATAAAACTGGAGAAAAATTCACTTCTAAAGAAATGAAAGTTGTACAAGATGCAGATAGATTAGATGCTATTGGCGCTATTGGTATTGCAAGATGTTTTAATTATGGTGGCCTTAAAAACAGAGCTCTTTACAATCCTGAAGTTGCTCCGAATTTAAATATGTCTAAAGAGGAGTATAAAAATTCTAATGCTCCAACAATTAATCACTTTTATGAAAAACTACTTTTATTAAAAGATAAAATGAATACTGTTGCTGGAAAAAAAATTGCCACAAGTAGACATATTTATATGGAAGATTTTTTAAAACAATTTGATGATGAATGGAATGGAATTAAATAA
- a CDS encoding enoyl-CoA hydratase/isomerase family protein, which yields MNFENILIEKKDSLAQVTINRPKKLNALNSATINELNVAFEALEDDDDIRVIILTGSGEKAFVAGADISEFAHFSVEEGGDLAREGQEMLFDYIENLSTPVIAAVNGFALGGGLELAMSCHFRVASDNAKMGLPEVSLGVIPGYGGTQRLPQLVGKGKAMEMIMTAGMISAEEAKGCGLVNHVTTQEELLPLVEKIASKIIRNSSVAISAAIRAINASFEDGIDGFDVEIEEFGECFGTEDFKEGTTAFLGKRKPNF from the coding sequence ATGAATTTCGAAAATATTTTAATTGAGAAAAAGGATAGTTTAGCTCAAGTAACTATCAACAGACCAAAAAAATTAAACGCACTTAATAGCGCAACTATTAATGAGTTAAATGTTGCTTTTGAAGCGTTAGAAGATGATGATGATATTAGAGTAATTATCCTAACAGGAAGTGGTGAAAAAGCTTTTGTTGCTGGAGCAGATATTTCTGAATTTGCTCATTTTTCTGTTGAAGAAGGAGGAGATTTGGCAAGAGAAGGACAAGAAATGTTATTTGATTATATAGAAAATTTATCTACACCTGTTATTGCAGCAGTAAATGGTTTTGCTTTAGGTGGTGGTTTAGAATTAGCGATGTCTTGTCATTTTAGAGTTGCATCTGATAATGCAAAAATGGGGTTGCCAGAAGTTTCTTTAGGAGTTATTCCAGGTTATGGAGGTACACAGCGTTTGCCTCAATTAGTAGGTAAAGGAAAAGCAATGGAAATGATTATGACAGCAGGTATGATATCTGCAGAAGAAGCCAAAGGGTGTGGTTTGGTTAATCATGTAACTACACAAGAAGAATTATTGCCATTGGTAGAAAAAATTGCAAGTAAAATTATAAGAAACTCATCGGTAGCTATTAGTGCGGCTATAAGAGCAATTAATGCAAGTTTTGAAGATGGTATAGATGGTTTTGATGTTGAAATTGAAGAGTTTGGAGAATGTTTTGGAACAGAAGATTTTAAAGAAGGTACAACTGCTTTCTTAGGAAAAAGAAAACCTAATTTTTAG
- a CDS encoding AraC family transcriptional regulator → MNVKPTLEKISPDFGSSILVKKHTEFLKQIKAFWHFHPEIELVYVNKGKGKRHIGNHLSYFNNSQLLLIGSNLPHNGFTDRLTTNGSETLVQFKPDFLGEVFFEVPEMKPISILFEKAKKGILFGVKTKEKLGPKIERLSEKKGFKQILILLEILHTLSKSEDYTILNADGFAFETQPQDSSKIDIIFKHINENFNQHISLDEIADLVSMTVPAFCRFFKKTTGKTFTKLVNEYRVVHATKLLSESQTSITDICFECGFNNFSHFNKLFKEFTGKSASKYRNEMLSLIQ, encoded by the coding sequence ATGAATGTTAAACCAACTTTAGAAAAAATTAGCCCAGATTTTGGAAGTTCTATACTTGTAAAAAAGCATACGGAGTTTTTAAAGCAGATAAAAGCTTTCTGGCATTTTCACCCAGAAATCGAATTGGTTTATGTAAATAAAGGAAAAGGTAAAAGGCATATTGGTAATCATTTGTCTTACTTTAATAATAGTCAGTTATTATTAATAGGTTCTAACTTACCTCATAATGGTTTTACAGATAGGCTTACAACAAATGGTTCTGAAACACTAGTACAATTTAAACCAGACTTTTTAGGTGAAGTGTTTTTTGAAGTACCTGAGATGAAACCTATTAGCATTTTGTTTGAAAAAGCGAAGAAAGGAATTCTATTTGGAGTAAAAACTAAAGAGAAATTAGGTCCTAAGATTGAGCGTTTATCAGAGAAGAAAGGGTTTAAGCAGATTTTAATTTTGTTAGAAATATTACATACACTTTCTAAATCTGAAGATTATACAATTTTAAATGCAGATGGTTTTGCTTTTGAAACACAACCACAAGATAGTAGTAAAATTGATATTATTTTTAAACATATAAACGAGAACTTTAATCAGCATATTAGCTTAGATGAAATAGCAGATTTGGTTAGTATGACCGTTCCTGCATTTTGTAGATTCTTTAAAAAAACAACAGGTAAAACGTTTACTAAATTGGTAAATGAATACAGAGTTGTACATGCAACTAAATTATTATCAGAAAGTCAGACAAGTATTACAGATATTTGTTTTGAATGTGGTTTTAATAATTTTTCTCACTTTAATAAATTGTTTAAAGAATTTACAGGAAAATCTGCTTCAAAGTACAGAAATGAAATGCTTAGTTTAATTCAATAA
- a CDS encoding BrxA/BrxB family bacilliredoxin — protein sequence MYPEELVKPMRDELINAGFEALYTSEDVENAMSKEGTTLVVVNSVCGCAAGTARPGAVASLAAEKTPTNLTTVFAGVEKESTQKAREFMIPFPASSPAIALFKDGNLVHMLERHHIEGRSAQMIAQNLAQAYDEFC from the coding sequence ATGTATCCAGAAGAATTAGTAAAACCAATGCGTGATGAGTTAATTAACGCAGGTTTTGAAGCATTATATACAAGTGAAGACGTTGAGAACGCAATGTCTAAAGAAGGAACAACTTTAGTAGTAGTAAACTCGGTTTGTGGTTGTGCAGCAGGTACTGCAAGACCAGGAGCAGTTGCTTCTTTAGCAGCTGAAAAAACACCAACAAACTTAACAACTGTTTTTGCAGGTGTAGAAAAAGAATCTACACAAAAAGCACGTGAGTTTATGATTCCTTTTCCAGCATCTTCTCCAGCAATCGCATTGTTTAAAGATGGTAACTTAGTGCACATGTTAGAGCGTCACCATATTGAAGGTAGATCTGCACAAATGATTGCACAGAATTTAGCACAGGCTTACGACGAGTTTTGTTAA